One part of the Sorangiineae bacterium MSr11954 genome encodes these proteins:
- a CDS encoding helix-hairpin-helix domain-containing protein — MTTTHSSEGAATSSRSASASPGLPTWGRVWRNSLLRRALLLVAGLVVLGIVGRAAGSGDTAPSSSSSPPTAMVTAADASVEPSSPSPCVAVTSGADPLLGAPAPARGREGEATEDDPVVLNTATVNDLRRLPGVGAKRAEAILALRTRLGRFQRIEDLLRVRGIGRASLRRLRPLVRIDPPSGATPPRP, encoded by the coding sequence ATGACCACGACGCATTCCTCCGAAGGCGCTGCGACGAGCTCGCGCAGCGCCTCTGCGTCGCCCGGGCTCCCCACGTGGGGGCGGGTGTGGCGCAATTCCCTCCTGCGGCGAGCGCTCCTCCTCGTCGCGGGGCTCGTCGTTCTCGGCATCGTGGGAAGGGCCGCAGGGTCCGGCGACACGGCGCCGTCTTCTTCGTCTTCCCCGCCGACCGCGATGGTCACGGCGGCCGACGCCTCCGTCGAACCTTCGTCCCCCAGCCCCTGCGTCGCCGTCACCTCCGGCGCAGATCCTTTGCTCGGCGCGCCCGCACCCGCGCGCGGTCGCGAAGGCGAGGCCACGGAGGACGATCCGGTGGTCCTCAACACCGCCACCGTGAACGATCTCCGGCGTCTTCCGGGGGTGGGAGCCAAACGCGCCGAGGCGATCCTCGCCCTGCGCACGCGGCTCGGGCGCTTTCAACGCATCGAAGATCTGCTGCGGGTCCGCGGCATCGGGCGGGCCAGCTTGCGGCGGCTGCGCCCCCTGGTCCGCATCGACCCGCCGTCCGGCGCTACCCCTCCGCGCCCTTGA
- a CDS encoding GGDEF domain-containing protein, producing the protein MIYGPELGRRIPLAHSHFEIGRSSKSDLSIDQESISRHHARIAAAGGGSFTLMDLGSTNGTYVNDVAITEHRLADGDQIKIGRSILKFMTGDNIETSYHEEIYRLVTVDALTQLFNKRYFGEALEREFNRARRYKRHLSLFLIDLDHFKQINDRYGHVAGDFVLRQLALEVKGKLRREDIFARVGGEEFGVLLPEVQHAGAMATAEKVRKVVEAAQFSFDKHIIRGTVSIGVATLDPASFSDQELEQPAESADEPLASSPSSGSSDGALPEKPKTAASLYALADAALYLAKERGRNRVTAA; encoded by the coding sequence GTGATCTACGGACCGGAGCTTGGCCGGCGGATTCCGCTCGCGCATAGTCACTTCGAGATTGGCCGTTCCTCCAAGAGCGATCTTTCCATCGATCAGGAGAGCATCAGCCGCCATCACGCCCGCATCGCCGCCGCCGGCGGTGGCTCCTTCACCTTGATGGATCTGGGCTCGACCAACGGCACGTATGTGAACGATGTGGCCATCACCGAGCACCGCTTGGCGGACGGCGATCAGATCAAGATTGGCCGCTCGATCTTGAAGTTCATGACCGGCGACAACATCGAGACCAGCTACCACGAGGAAATTTATCGCCTGGTCACGGTGGACGCGCTCACGCAGCTCTTCAACAAGCGCTACTTCGGCGAGGCGCTCGAGCGCGAGTTCAACCGCGCGCGCCGCTACAAACGGCACCTGTCGCTCTTCTTGATCGACCTCGATCACTTCAAGCAAATCAACGATCGCTACGGTCACGTCGCCGGCGATTTCGTGCTGCGGCAGCTGGCCCTGGAGGTGAAAGGGAAGCTGCGTCGCGAGGACATCTTCGCTCGGGTGGGCGGCGAGGAGTTTGGCGTTCTTTTGCCCGAGGTGCAGCACGCGGGTGCGATGGCCACGGCGGAGAAGGTGCGCAAGGTCGTGGAGGCCGCGCAGTTCTCGTTCGACAAGCACATCATCCGAGGCACCGTGAGCATTGGCGTTGCGACGCTCGACCCTGCGTCGTTCTCCGATCAGGAGCTGGAGCAGCCTGCCGAATCGGCCGACGAGCCGCTGGCGTCTTCGCCCTCGAGCGGATCGAGCGATGGCGCGCTGCCGGAGAAGCCGAAGACGGCGGCCTCCCTTTATGCGCTGGCCGATGCGGCGCTCTACCTCGCCAAAGAGCGAGGACGAAACCGGGTCACCGCCGCCTAG
- the rpsD gene encoding 30S ribosomal protein S4 produces MARYIGPVCKLCRREGTKLFLKGERCYTEKCGVTRRPYPPGQHGQGRIKLSEYAVRLREKQKVRRVYGVQERQFQGYYAHAARRKGRTGAEMLGLLEGRLDNVVYRLGFASSRTEARQLVKHNHVLLNGKKSNVPSMLLRAGDTVEIRAKSREIGRIQGALAQIDKRPALNWLELDRKNFKGTFKGGIVREDLNEPAIREQLVVEYYSR; encoded by the coding sequence ATGGCGCGATACATTGGTCCGGTGTGCAAGTTATGCCGCCGGGAAGGAACGAAGCTCTTCCTCAAAGGAGAGCGGTGCTACACGGAAAAATGTGGGGTCACCCGAAGGCCCTACCCCCCGGGACAGCATGGACAAGGGCGCATCAAGCTCAGCGAATACGCCGTCCGTCTGCGTGAAAAGCAGAAGGTCCGTCGCGTCTATGGCGTTCAGGAGCGGCAATTTCAGGGGTATTACGCGCACGCCGCCCGTCGCAAGGGCCGCACGGGCGCGGAAATGTTGGGCTTGCTCGAAGGCCGGCTCGACAACGTCGTCTACCGGTTGGGCTTCGCTTCCTCACGGACGGAGGCGCGCCAGCTGGTGAAGCACAATCACGTGCTCCTCAATGGAAAGAAGTCCAACGTGCCGAGCATGCTGCTGCGGGCGGGGGACACCGTCGAAATTCGCGCCAAGAGCCGCGAAATCGGCCGGATTCAAGGCGCGCTGGCGCAGATCGACAAGCGCCCGGCCCTGAACTGGCTCGAGCTCGACAGGAAAAACTTCAAGGGAACGTTCAAGGGCGGCATCGTCCGCGAGGACCTGAACGAGCCCGCGATTCGAGAACAGCTTGTCGTGGAGTACTACTCCCGCTAA
- a CDS encoding DUF362 domain-containing protein, producing the protein MAAELREGENRELRHSEAGGTASDDSRNGESTRRSFLGGAVAAAAGATLLRSEIAEAAKGPVVEPNLAASPPPGFTPFAAPGRIVKVTKSGSLQANKVYPKADAAREMLTKALTELTGEPDLPKAVGRFVHKDDKVCVKVNGIALRNHSTNQELVIPFLEAMIAYGIPASSITVLEQYGSYLQGTRINEKNVPSGVKISIHANGDTTMPERLIPGTGVRTKFCRALTESTAVINFSLIKDHSICGYTGCLKNMTHGTQIYPHYFHSHHASPQIAVLYAQDVIKSRVRLCITDAFQVMAHGGPLDKQPQYRYPYESVFATTDPVAMDTIGWEIVEKFRADKGLRTLTAEGRAPAYIKAAADLGLGIADRANIQVKELTI; encoded by the coding sequence ATGGCTGCCGAACTGCGCGAGGGGGAAAACCGCGAGCTACGTCACTCTGAAGCCGGAGGCACGGCGTCCGACGATTCACGCAACGGAGAATCGACGCGGCGTTCCTTTCTCGGTGGCGCGGTCGCCGCCGCCGCCGGTGCGACCCTTCTGCGAAGCGAGATCGCGGAGGCCGCCAAAGGACCCGTCGTGGAGCCGAACCTCGCGGCCAGCCCGCCGCCAGGCTTCACCCCGTTCGCCGCGCCAGGCCGCATCGTCAAGGTGACGAAATCGGGCTCGCTGCAGGCAAACAAAGTCTACCCCAAGGCCGACGCGGCCAGGGAGATGCTGACCAAGGCCCTCACCGAGCTGACGGGCGAGCCCGATCTGCCCAAGGCGGTGGGCCGCTTCGTGCACAAAGACGACAAGGTCTGCGTGAAGGTCAATGGCATCGCCCTGCGAAACCACTCCACCAACCAGGAGCTGGTGATCCCCTTCCTCGAGGCCATGATCGCGTACGGCATTCCGGCGTCGAGCATCACGGTGCTGGAGCAGTACGGCAGTTATTTGCAAGGTACACGTATCAACGAGAAGAACGTCCCTTCCGGGGTCAAAATCTCGATCCACGCGAACGGCGACACCACCATGCCGGAGCGGCTCATTCCTGGCACCGGGGTGCGCACCAAGTTCTGTCGCGCGCTCACCGAGTCCACGGCGGTCATCAACTTCTCGCTCATCAAAGACCACTCGATCTGCGGCTACACCGGGTGCCTCAAGAACATGACGCACGGCACGCAGATCTATCCGCACTACTTCCACTCGCACCATGCGTCGCCGCAGATCGCGGTGCTCTACGCGCAGGACGTCATCAAGAGCCGCGTGCGATTGTGCATCACCGACGCCTTCCAGGTGATGGCACATGGGGGGCCGCTCGACAAACAACCCCAGTATCGGTACCCGTACGAGTCGGTGTTCGCGACCACCGATCCGGTGGCCATGGACACGATCGGCTGGGAAATCGTGGAAAAATTCCGTGCGGACAAAGGCCTCCGCACCCTGACCGCGGAAGGTCGCGCGCCTGCCTACATCAAGGCCGCGGCCGATCTGGGGCTCGGCATCGCCGATCGAGCCAATATCCAGGTGAAAGAGCTCACGATTTAG
- a CDS encoding DNA-directed RNA polymerase subunit alpha → MSSSSTVITRNWRDLIRPRGIQIEGETLTDFYGKFSCEPLERGYGITIGNSLRRVLLSSLQGAAITAIRIDGALHEFTTIADVVEDVTDVILNLKEVVLKAAQPKTYTVRLEKEGPGPIYARDIQLVDGLQVLNPDHLIATLDKKGPLSMELTVNVGRGYVPAEKNKTATMPIGTIPIDALFSPTRKVNYTVTNARVGQATDYDKLALEVWTNGSVKPQDAVAYAAKILKEQLSIFINFEETEETSYQAPGGEDEPLNENLFRSVDELELSVRSANCLQNANITLIGELVQRTEQDMLKTKNFGRKSLKEIKEILANMGLSLGMKIDNWPQMLERWKAQQAQA, encoded by the coding sequence ATGAGCAGCAGCAGCACCGTCATCACGCGCAACTGGCGGGATCTCATTCGCCCCCGCGGGATTCAGATCGAGGGCGAGACCCTCACCGATTTCTACGGCAAGTTCTCGTGCGAGCCGCTCGAGCGCGGCTACGGCATCACCATCGGCAACTCGCTCCGCCGGGTCCTCCTTTCTTCGCTGCAGGGCGCGGCCATCACCGCCATCCGCATCGACGGCGCGCTCCACGAGTTCACGACCATCGCCGATGTCGTGGAGGACGTGACGGACGTCATCCTCAACTTGAAGGAGGTCGTCCTCAAGGCCGCGCAGCCGAAGACCTACACCGTCCGCCTCGAGAAAGAGGGCCCCGGCCCGATTTACGCGCGCGACATCCAGCTGGTCGACGGGCTCCAGGTCCTCAACCCGGATCACCTCATCGCCACGCTCGACAAGAAGGGCCCCCTGTCGATGGAGCTCACGGTCAACGTGGGCCGCGGCTACGTCCCCGCCGAGAAGAACAAGACGGCGACCATGCCCATCGGCACCATCCCCATCGACGCGCTCTTCAGCCCCACCCGCAAGGTCAACTACACGGTGACCAACGCGCGCGTCGGGCAGGCGACCGACTACGACAAGCTCGCGCTCGAAGTGTGGACCAACGGCAGCGTCAAGCCGCAGGACGCGGTGGCGTACGCGGCCAAGATCCTCAAGGAGCAGCTCTCGATCTTCATCAACTTCGAGGAGACCGAGGAGACCTCGTACCAAGCCCCCGGCGGCGAGGACGAGCCGCTCAACGAGAACCTGTTCCGCAGCGTCGACGAGCTGGAGCTCAGCGTCCGCTCGGCCAACTGCCTGCAGAACGCAAACATCACCCTGATCGGCGAGCTCGTTCAGCGCACCGAGCAGGACATGCTGAAGACGAAGAACTTCGGGCGTAAGAGCCTGAAGGAGATCAAAGAGATCCTCGCCAACATGGGGCTCTCGCTCGGCATGAAGATCGACAATTGGCCGCAGATGCTGGAGCGCTGGAAGGCTCAACAAGCGCAGGCGTGA